A region from the Solibacillus sp. FSL H8-0523 genome encodes:
- a CDS encoding spore germination protein yields the protein MLQQTTTIQQEITKLSEQFLHSSDFTVKEIPWGSGEQAILCFYSSLVKKSEVESNLNLLRLAKRTISYENPETRIDEPIRNRTTTFDDSVTITTEPYNNEKLIDYICNGETLVILLHTHEMIRLDSPDFVHRTPDEPENEHVLRGSHEGLVENFDSNVSLIRKRIKNNKLIVKKLILGKETKTVAYYFYVEDIVDKEALKTVEERLQAIELDMFYSVGQLSDYLDDQVWSPFPQLLNTERPDRVVANILEGKIAIMTDVSPTALIGPVTFFSFYQSPDDFNARVLVGTFYRIMRIFSFLSAIFLPAFYIAIVSFHFEVLPLELANKVKSDINQIPYRPLIEALIMEITIELIREASVRLPKSIGQTIGIVGGLVIGESIVSAGLVSNLMVIVVAFTAISSFVVPSVELNTSIRMLRFPFMLLAALFGFFGIVIGTFILVIHLLNLSSLKRPYFSPIIPFEPKELHKIFLRGPYYKAKKQVTSFSPQKDDKS from the coding sequence GTGCTGCAGCAAACAACAACGATCCAACAAGAAATAACTAAATTGAGTGAACAATTTCTGCATTCTTCAGATTTCACGGTAAAAGAAATTCCTTGGGGTTCAGGTGAGCAGGCAATTTTGTGTTTTTATTCTTCACTTGTGAAAAAAAGTGAAGTGGAAAGCAACCTTAACTTACTAAGGCTTGCAAAAAGAACGATATCGTATGAAAATCCCGAAACACGAATTGACGAGCCAATAAGAAATCGAACAACGACCTTTGATGATTCCGTTACGATTACTACAGAACCATATAATAATGAAAAACTGATTGACTATATATGCAATGGTGAAACGTTGGTCATCCTGTTACATACGCACGAAATGATTAGACTAGATAGCCCAGATTTTGTGCATAGAACACCGGATGAACCTGAAAATGAGCATGTATTACGTGGATCTCATGAAGGACTTGTTGAGAATTTTGATTCGAATGTGTCACTTATTCGAAAACGCATTAAAAATAATAAACTGATTGTGAAGAAGCTGATTCTTGGAAAAGAGACTAAAACCGTTGCTTACTATTTTTATGTAGAGGATATAGTAGATAAGGAAGCGCTGAAAACAGTAGAAGAGCGTCTACAAGCAATCGAGCTTGATATGTTTTATAGTGTTGGGCAGCTTAGTGATTATTTAGACGATCAAGTTTGGTCGCCATTTCCCCAGCTGCTCAATACAGAAAGGCCGGACCGTGTTGTAGCGAATATCTTGGAGGGTAAAATAGCGATTATGACCGATGTTTCGCCAACCGCGCTCATTGGACCCGTTACCTTTTTTTCATTTTATCAATCCCCTGATGATTTTAATGCACGTGTGTTAGTCGGAACGTTTTATCGGATAATGCGGATCTTCAGTTTTTTATCGGCCATCTTTTTACCCGCGTTTTATATTGCTATTGTTAGTTTTCATTTTGAAGTGTTACCGCTTGAACTCGCCAATAAGGTCAAGTCGGATATAAATCAAATCCCGTATCGACCACTTATTGAAGCACTTATTATGGAAATTACAATTGAACTCATACGCGAGGCAAGCGTTCGTCTACCAAAATCGATTGGACAAACGATTGGTATTGTTGGAGGGCTTGTTATTGGAGAGTCGATTGTTAGTGCGGGATTAGTATCGAATTTAATGGTTATTGTTGTAGCGTTCACAGCCATATCGAGTTTTGTTGTACCGTCTGTTGAGCTGAATACATCAATTCGTATGCTGCGCTTTCCATTTATGCTATTGGCTGCATTGTTCGGGTTTTTCGGTATCGTAATCGGAACATTTATATTAGTTATTCATTTATTGAATTTAAGCTCATTAAAACGTCCGTATTTTTCGCCGATTATTCCGTTCGAGCCAAAAGAGTTGCATAAAATATTCCTCCGTGGACCTTATTATAAAGCAAAGAAACAAGTCACGAGTTTCTCACCACAAAAGGATGACAAATCATGA
- a CDS encoding GerAB/ArcD/ProY family transporter has protein sequence MTIKLTKVQLFLLMFVMQTGFVYTSYQNVLIEYGGRDSTILFLIIALVFFLQLLFFEKMYKYFILNRFTKVLYLIYWFFYIIVFVVYITYVLTSWVFPNTPNSVLIAIFLFVCFYASVSRPETAINIGVVLLPMLVLFVLFMLRAIPNLHVTNLFPLFQESKESWMMGLIYATYAFGGAESFIMLRKYVLTGEKIKNKVLAAYSIFLTSFYLFSLLFTLMFFALEEIKLLPEPILYILHSQEVTFVKRLDLFFIYIWLSWSLVAIVNYVLMMRLVYFEKKRKSPKLKLFILFTSLGIISLFLIRFSVLEFFKHYVVYLNIVFTFILPISIIIVNKIRGRTISESDASA, from the coding sequence ATGACGATCAAGTTAACAAAAGTACAATTATTCCTTTTAATGTTCGTTATGCAAACTGGATTTGTTTATACATCTTATCAAAACGTTTTGATTGAGTATGGGGGACGTGATTCCACCATTCTATTTCTCATCATTGCCCTAGTGTTTTTTTTACAGCTATTGTTTTTTGAAAAAATGTATAAATACTTCATATTAAATCGTTTTACTAAAGTACTCTACCTTATTTATTGGTTCTTCTATATTATTGTGTTCGTTGTTTATATTACGTATGTATTAACTTCTTGGGTGTTTCCAAATACGCCAAATTCCGTACTAATCGCCATTTTTCTATTTGTGTGCTTTTATGCGAGTGTGAGTAGACCTGAAACCGCCATTAATATTGGAGTCGTTTTACTGCCTATGCTCGTTTTGTTTGTTTTATTTATGTTGCGCGCTATTCCAAATCTACATGTGACTAATTTATTTCCGCTATTCCAAGAGTCAAAGGAATCTTGGATGATGGGTCTAATCTATGCTACATATGCGTTTGGTGGTGCAGAATCCTTTATTATGCTGCGCAAATACGTTTTAACAGGCGAAAAAATCAAAAATAAAGTATTGGCGGCATACTCCATTTTTTTAACAAGCTTTTATTTATTTTCACTTTTATTTACACTCATGTTTTTTGCGCTAGAAGAAATCAAGCTACTTCCTGAGCCGATTTTATATATTTTACATTCACAAGAAGTTACATTCGTAAAGCGTCTTGATTTATTCTTTATTTATATTTGGCTATCTTGGTCATTAGTAGCTATCGTAAATTATGTTCTCATGATGAGGCTCGTTTATTTTGAAAAAAAACGTAAATCACCAAAACTAAAACTATTCATTTTATTCACAAGTCTTGGCATTATTTCACTTTTTCTTATCCGATTTTCAGTACTTGAGTTTTTTAAGCATTATGTTGTTTATCTGAATATTGTTTTTACATTTATATTACCAATTTCCATTATAATCGTAAATAAAATAAGGGGGCGAACAATATCCGAATCCGATGCATCAGCTTAA